The Mugil cephalus isolate CIBA_MC_2020 chromosome 11, CIBA_Mcephalus_1.1, whole genome shotgun sequence genome includes a window with the following:
- the LOC125016993 gene encoding cortexin-3 — protein sequence MDVPRMAEGLFSSTLSSSGGGHHVPSYLTLEQKAAFVFVLLLFIFLALLIVRCFRILLDPYRSMPSSNWTDHTEKDTFDYRIV from the coding sequence ATGGATGTGCCCAGAATGGCTGAGGGCCTCTTCAGCAGCACGCTGTCCTCGTCGGGTGGTGGCCATCACGTGCCTTCCTACCTGACGCTGGAGCAGAAAGCTGCCTTTGTCTTCGTGTTGCTGCTCTTCATCTTCCTAGCCCTTCTCATCGTGCGCTGTTTCCGCATCCTTCTGGACCCGTACCGCAGTATGCCCTCATCCAACTGGACAGAccacacagagaaagacacatTTGATTACCGCATTGTCTGA